The following are from one region of the Carassius auratus strain Wakin chromosome 13, ASM336829v1, whole genome shotgun sequence genome:
- the LOC113113038 gene encoding transmembrane protein 229B-like, with product MVSRNVLMRRQGPKSDGTGATTDVSGQNTPLSPLARLYIYALHGCLCEVGFTAAFDWYYTRDHRLAGHTSLWALLIYSSAIFFMEGLGARLQQKHCLLPVRLTVYTLFIYLWEFSWGFLLRLFGACPWDYSEFRYNFIGLVTLEYAVPWALAALIAEKHVIRNTLKIRLDK from the exons ATGGTGTCTAGAAATGTACTGATGAGAAGGCAGGGCCCTAAGAGTGATG GTACTGGTGCCACCACTGACGTCTCTGGGCAGAACACACCCCTCTCACCTCTCGCCCGACTGTACATTTACGCCCTGCATGGGTGCCTCTGTGAGGTGGGGTTCACAGCAGCCTTTGATTGGTACTACACCCGTGACCACAGACTTGCGGGCCACACAAGCCTTTGGGCGCTGCTTATTTACAGCTCTGCCATCTTCTTCATGGAGGGTCTAGGTGCGAGGCTGCAGCAGAAACACTGCCTCCTACCAGTCAGGCTGACTGTCTACACTCTCTTCATCTATCTGTGGGAGTTTAGCTGGGGGTTTCTGCTCAGGCTGTTCGGGGCCTGCCCTTGGGACTATTCAGAGTTCAGGTATAACTTCATAGGTCTGGTAACGCTTGAATATGCCGTTCCTTGGGCATTGGCGGCACTTATCGCTGAAAAACACGTTATCAGGAACACTTTGAAGATACGGCTAGATAAGTAG